In Coffea eugenioides isolate CCC68of chromosome 4, Ceug_1.0, whole genome shotgun sequence, the genomic stretch ACTTTCAAGCAGGATCATGTCCTTTCAATTACCAAGCAAGGTatcaaggaaatatttgaaATCTAGAACCACATTTACCTAGATCACAGGTTGTTCAAGAAAGCAGGACAGAAATGGACATAGAACAGGCCTGGGGTCCAATGTAGTACACTAGGGGTATGCCTCTTTACAAATGCTTAGGAGTTAAAGCCTATCACCAAGAACCTAAAAGGTTTACTTGATATCATTTCGTATTTTCTTGCACATAGATAGGGCATAACTTAAATAACAAAAGATAAATAAGTAAATGTTTTCGAGGATCTTTAACATGCATGCAGTTTTGTGACGTAACAATATATATTGAAAAGGTAAGTTTAGATTAGAAGCATGAAAAATTTATTATTCTGAAGATTCTTTGTGAGGATGGAAAAGCTTTCTTAAAGAATCATCAATAACCTCATAAAGTTTCTCCTTGTTATTAGTAAAAGGATGGTCAAAAGCTGTTAAAGTAATTCATTCGCTAATTCCTCTTCAACATTCAGTTTCAGGAATCTAAGCATGTAAAACTTTACTCCCCAATCAACCAATGCATCATCAGCATAAAGGATTTTGTGACACCCCTACATAAGCTAAAAACCTGGGTTATCATCTCcgtctctcactctctctctctcatatatatatatatatatatatatatatatatatatatatatatatatatatatatggtgcAAGTGAGAGACAGAAAGGATGCAAGTAAACACTCTCATCATCTAAATGGACTCACATCTACATTTCTTGAAGTGTCTGTAACCATAGAGAACTACCAAAACGGGACAAGAGAAAGAAGAGTTAGAAACAGtgactaaaataaaataatttgatgCAGTCAATatacttgcaaatgttttctcTGTCTGTTCCTTCAATTCTCAGGCTGCACAAGCATAATCATGCCATACCGTCTATCCACTCAATAATCTAAATTGGTAAAGATGAACGATGAAGACGAGCACAGATAATTACACCAAAAAATCAAAGATGCTACCTGCAGAAAATCTGAAAATAGACATATAGCTCACCTCAAGTGTTTCAGAATATAATTGGCTCTTATCTTCTCATTTGGTCCACCACACATGGAAACTAACTCCTGAAATTCTGAATGAACACTTTCACATATTATTCCTCCCTTTCCTGATGTGCTAGCAGATAGTTCTTTGTGGATTGGATTCTGGATTTCAGAGTTAACCTGAGGTTTAAATTCATCAGATATTGTCGGCAACATTGATTACCAAAGAAGAATACAAGATTATTTTAAATTGCCAAGTTGTAGAATTCTACATTTGGTAGGCATGTAGTAAATGATAATGAAGAGTGGTTCAAGTTAAAGACCAAGCAGGGGAAGGTGAAAGAAACAAAGTGTGTCTATTCCTCTTAATTGTAAGCAGAACAAATTGATTGATTAAATTGTTACTTAAAAACTCAGTTCTTCGTACAAAAATAAGTATGTGCCAAAGACTAAATGTACAAATGCACGTATAAAAGTACGTCAATAAGAAAAAATGTACAAATGCACGTATAAAAGTACGTCAATAAGAAAAAATGTACAAATGCACGTATAAAAGTACGTCAATAAGAAAAAATTCTGCGTGTATATATAATTTCCAGCTATCGAAATATGGAAACTTATGCTTAAGTTTACAAAAGTACAAATTTGTTTTTAAGCATGATGAAGTTTGTACTAGCAATACTTCAGAGATTCTATGGAGTAATTTAAATAATAATTACATGACTTCTAGTTACACATCTGCAACCGTAAGGAACAATTTCCCTGTCGGGCAGTATCCCACAAAAAGTTTGGACTGTAGAATTCTTGAAGAACCAATTCAAGTCACTCAAAAAGCTGCATAGTTTCATCAATGCCCAATACATCAATCTCTTAGGCTTACAACATGGGTTGCAGTAGGGAGTAAGGGGGAAAACAGCATGAGAAATAGACAAgtgatgaaattaaaaaaaaaaaaagtgtttggCTATGGAGGAAACAGAAAATGTGGTGGAGACCAAGACTAAATCTTACAGCAGATTGTGCAAACATGCCAGTTTTTTCCACAATTGATGGTTTAATATTTTTCTGTATCAATCAAACTTGAAGATGCAATTCCTAATAGAATACTTCCTCATGCTCCACTGCACAAATTTTAgacaaaacatgcaatcaagcAATCTACTGCTTGGCCATAAAATACTCAAATACTACCACATATACAAAAACATGAACCAAATGAACAAGTTTGGCAGCAAAATTAAACAGATAAGAAACGCCTAACAGTCTCGCTAAAATGTTTCACTGCACTGACGAAACAGATGGTTGGTCACATAAGGATGATAGACAATCAAATGTTTTACCTGGGCAATCACAAATTCATAGTTAGACTTGAATTGGCTTCTCAGCTTACTCTCTGAAGTAGCCAAAAGCTTGTTCATACCACCATTACTGATTCCAGATACAATAGCAATTAGTGCAGTTGTGTCAAAATTAACCAATTGGAGACTATGACCATTACACATGGTCTTCAGTAGATTCAGTTCCACATCTAGCAAGCAGCACTTCAATCCAGAAATTAGAGAACATAAAGATTCACCCAAGGTCGGGGTCCCCTGGATATTCTCCTCTGGAAGTGGAAGATCTCTCAGTGTTTGTCTGATAATACATCCTGTGGTTGAAGtcaaattttgatattttgactGGTCTTTGATTTCTAATTTGAGGACACAAGCCTCTTCATATGATCTCAAGAGTACATTAATCCAGTCATCCTCAGATTCTTCGCAGAACGAACAATCAAAACATGGAAACGTCAGCCTTAAATCAGCCGCTCCAAATTCATGTTGAAGCTTCTCATAAACAACATCCTCAAGCCCCtttgagaagaaaaaaatgacaGAAGATGGCCTTAATGTTTCAGAAGATCGAGCTGCCTCAAGGACCTCCTCAACACGGTTCCTCAAACCCTTATTTCCAGAGGACCATTCCCAAGAAATGTACTTGGGATTCCTATCTGACACAATAAACCAGACTGGGCTTCCCTCAAGACAACACATAATATCAACATAGATGCTTTTCAAACAGGATGCAGCATTAGGCCTAAGCTTTTCTTGTGAAGACACCAAAGGAATCGACATGCAAACACGCGATATTCCACTTATAGATGGCAGCTCAAGAATATGAACAACTGATTCCAGATGACCAACATTAACACTGTTATACAACCACAAAATTCCTCTAAGACTACTTTGCTTCACCATTCTATTCTCACAATTTTCCATGTAAAGGGCAAAAAACTTCTATATCATTCAAAAAAGAATCTTCCATCAAGCAATACAAGAATTATATACCACTTGTAAGCCAAAAATATACCAATAAAACATGGGTTATCAGTAATTTCTCTTCAATCTTAATACCAATTTTTTATTAACTGTAACAGCTAAACTAACACAGACAGAAATGAAAAAGTGGGTTTTTCCGAACAGTAATAAAAGatatgatgaagaagaagaagataccTAAGAGATGACTGGCGATTGTTATTGAGTGAAGCAGAGATTAAAAAGCGATTGAGGAAGGAGAGCTCGGAGTGGACTAATCTGAGAAGGGTGGTTTTCCAATTTGACGttggtgatgatgatgattggGTTCTTAAGCCTTCAATACGATCTTTTAGCGCTTCACATCTCTTCTTCGCGTCTTGCGCTGCTCCTATCAACGTCTCAGACGACTCCATCTTCTTCTCTTCCTTTAGTGCCCAGTTGGGGACTTGGCACTTGGAAGTTAGAACATAGGGAGGGGAAAAATGCAGAAGATGAGAATTGAGAAGTACTGTTGTGAGAACCTCATTTTAAAACCCAATTCTCCTAAATTACATGCCTTGCCGTAAGATTTAAACAACTTATAATATGTTTTTGCATTGCATTCTACATGTATTATAACAATTCCCTTGCATtgtatttcattttcttttacttgaatggaaacatttttcttgagttggttTTAATTATTTCACCACTtacatttttaacaaatgtcTTTTATTTGTGGTTGGGACTTTATATGAGAGTTTAGATGTGTCAAATAGGTATTGCAATATTTGGAAGGGTTGAACATCATTAGTCAAATATTAAGGAAGAAATAGACAAAAATTGGGCCAAGTGGCCAAACCCTAGCCATGtatcttgtttgaccaaaggattagaggAATATTAAACcaacttttcttcattttttcctccaaaaaatTCGGACATCTcgaagcttctcaaggaagaaagaaaactccatttctctTGCTTTCTAACCCTAACTTGAACAAAAATCATAAGACCAAGAGCTTGAATTGGTGTGTGATTTGCCTTCAACCCTAGAGTGTGTTTTCAAGCTTGAAACTTTTGGTTTGGTGGTTATTTGGGTGACTCAAGCTTCttacaagaaagataaataaTCTTTAAATCTTGGTTTTATGGTGTTATATCATGTACTTTAAGTTTTAATGGCAAACTACAAGTTATTTGGATAAGATTTGTGATTAATCTTCTTGAACCAAACAAGTGGTAGTAGGGTTAGTTAGTTTGCCTACCATGTGTTTTATGAAATGTTTGAACTTCGTTCATGGTGGTTTTTGAAGTATTAACATATTTTAAACCTTTTTGAGTTAGATTTAACACTTGACATATTGTTTAagtgaaaatcatgaaaagatGAAGGTTGGTTAAATAAGTGAACTTGGactattttctttcttcttggctgaCCGGTTTTGGAAGGAgaggtttctccttgattttgtgGTTCATTGGCACCTTAATCAAGCCTAAGAAATTTGGTTAGACATTAGTTAAGCTTGTGTGTGAGTTGAAGTGGAaataaagcaagaaaagtagTTGTTATGAGCTAATAGTGGACTGATTTGGCTCCTTTGGTTGGATAGACTGTTTTGATCCTCTTAATTATGTTGTGTATTGCATTTTGAGCTCCAATGGTACTAGTTAATTTACTCCCCTGTTCATGAACCCTAGAAGATTGAATTGGGTGAGTTTGAACCAAAATAAATGAAGTTAGCAACAAGAATTAGTGTAACATTGTTAAGGCATTGAAGCTGATCAGAACTGAAAAATCAGCCATCTTGTCCGAGCTACTGGTACTGATAGGAGAAGAACTAGAGTGTgtatttggtaccgttggaaagccctttgagtctagtttccaacgccactgacggcacttgattccgaccttcctacagtgagatatAGCCATTTTTCCAAGACTGCGCGGGCGCGATTGTTTTACCCAACTTGAGCTTGGacgaaacttttcttttgcccaactttcttgcacttgtcaaacttgttttTTCATAaacttttactgcattttgggcctaacttgcatggtgaattgagtagatttaaccactcacttggtcaccTAATGAGCTCACTTTTGGGTTAGAATTGAACCTAGTTTGTTAatgatttcactcgttgccctaggattgggaaacggTGGTGAACGTAACCAAGGAACTTGACGTTTGAACTCTACATTGTGccacaggtgagtgttccaagtACATGAAAATATTTACGTGGAATGTCTCCTTGCTTGAATAACATGCTTACATGGTTAAAGTAACTGCTCTTGAATTGATAACTTTTAGAacgaggatgtactttatcatactcgatcCTTTGCAGTTTACTTCGTGGTAGTAATATGAAATAAAGTGCCTTGCTTATACTTGACTTGTTGGTCTTGCACTTGACTTGTTGGTTTTACGCTTGACTTGTTGGTCACTGGAGTGATTATTCCACCGACTTACGTGTTACTCGCTCATCTTTGTTAGACAATGCTAAGTACTTGTTTTCCCGTCtcataggcaagtgtgtactttctCGCACTTGACCTATCTCAACTAAACTTGTgatattttcttaaaacatgtaTTAGCCGTTTGGCTACAATTGAAAAGTGGACAGAATCCAACCACTTTCTGACCGGATTTGAGGCAGtgagttttcaaaaattttaagtttttcccTGTCAACCCAGTCCTTAATCCGGCCAACATCTGATCGGATTTGTGGCCGAACTTGCTGATAAAGTTTCTGATTTCTGCGGCTTTCTTCCAGTTTTCTTATTTGATCAAGTTTTCGTAGCCATCCGATTTTCAACTATTTGGACTTTAgatacttgaaatgcttgaaacatgatatgttgaacttatttgtgacttgaacctatttaggcgagtgtgctcttatgtACACTCAATTGACCCGACttgactaaacacttgatatctccTTCACGCAtgaacaagtaacttgatttgtaTATTGAGTTGAAATACTTAGAATACTTGAGAATATGAATTACTGGACATTACTTGAGAGTATGAATTACTGGACAGTACTGGAATACTTGAGAATATGAATTACTGGACATTACTTGCGACTTGATTctggctaggcgagtgtgtcatTATCACACTTGGCCTCTttttcttgaatgatcttgtactcACTTAAActtgattgacctgtacttgtgttTGTACTTGTATTTGACTTGCAAGTGCTGAGCGGCCGTATATACCACACTCCATCcaagtgggaggtacctctcatcccgtctcagtacTTTTATCTCGgttaagtcgattggagagttatctcatcgacaCTAGGGCTGAGCGGCCATATATACCACACTCCATCcaagtgggaggtacctctcatcccATTTCAGTACCTCTATcctgttttgtcgagtggagtattatcttctcgactaattggtatgctcgaatattaccaccactgtttatttCTGAATACGAAGCGTTAAGTGACAACTAACGTCTCCAAACTTTACCGTGTGAGCGTTGGATAACGGCCAATGACTCCAATCTTGATTTTTGAATATTGGGGCTCTAAGCCATATCCTGAATTACTGTATATCTGGGACTATAAGCCCAACCTAgggctagttggtcgaatcgagctggcaagggcttggtcgagaagatCGATGAACCTTGGGTACTTCTTGGACGTGCGGGGCCGGTAGGGGGTGATCGGTGGACGGAAACtggtgtaaagtggggatcTACGGACGCTATACTTTTGTGGTTGACAGAGAGTCAACGGATCTTGATCAAGCTACTGTGGAACTTGCTCCTGAGAGCAACCTATATCCTTTGACGTAAATGTGTTCCTTACTGTgcccttttgcatgttttatctgGCTACTTTCTTAATTATATATTGGATTATGATCTCATCGAAGTTGACTTGTTTCTCGACATCTGAATATGCTATCTTGTGTCGTATTTTACCTACTTaa encodes the following:
- the LOC113769523 gene encoding UPF0415 protein C7orf25 homolog; translated protein: MESSETLIGAAQDAKKRCEALKDRIEGLRTQSSSSPTSNWKTTLLRLVHSELSFLNRFLISASLNNNRQSSLSVNVGHLESVVHILELPSISGISRVCMSIPLVSSQEKLRPNAASCLKSIYVDIMCCLEGSPVWFIVSDRNPKYISWEWSSGNKGLRNRVEEVLEAARSSETLRPSSVIFFFSKGLEDVVYEKLQHEFGAADLRLTFPCFDCSFCEESEDDWINVLLRSYEEACVLKLEIKDQSKYQNLTSTTGCIIRQTLRDLPLPEENIQGTPTLGESLCSLISGLKCCLLDVELNLLKTMCNGHSLQLVNFDTTALIAIVSGISNGGMNKLLATSESKLRSQFKSNYEFVIAQVNSEIQNPIHKELSASTSGKGGIICESVHSEFQELVSMCGGPNEKIRANYILKHLRMVPDCPSSRLASLPTTRKLALKNKVVFGTGDYWHAPTLSANMAFVRAVSQTGMSLFTIQHRPRALIGD